TCAACATTTGCGGGTGACTGCCGCGAGGTGTTGTTTAACAAGCGTCAATGTATCTAATTTACCTTCGCTCAGCTCAACCTCGAGTTCACGAAGTTTTTGAAGCACCGAGTCTGGTATCCGCGACATCCTTTCCGTCACGACCCGAAATTCACCATTTTAATAATCACGTGATGATCAATAAATTAGATTTTAACAAGTGTGTGTGTAAGGCGTGGCTAAACACCAAATTATTCTTCATTGGTTTGTGTGGGTGTTACGTCAGTCACGCGGCCTAGACGCTGTAGATACTGGGTCTTGAGGTGTTTCATGTAAGACGCGAGGCTGGTAGCATCCAGTCGTGAGTTTCTTGCCACTTGTACCAGTTGCATTGCTAGCTGGAATCTTGCTCTTTGTTGTATCACTTCCTCAGGTTGTTGATGACTCCTCTGAAATATAAACAAGTTGAGATGTTAAGGCCTGAAGGAACCTCTTATATGATGGCACGCAAACTGAATATTCTAGGATCAAATAAAGGACACCTGAGATGTGGAATCAGGACTAGACCATATTCCCATGTGTCCTGGCtagttatttattattactggtatGGGAAGACAGCAATCACCAATGCACCCAGGAGCCCTAAGAAACCACAACAGCTTTGAAAGGATATGTTCAGACCCCAAAGTATAGAGGGTCCTATTGCAGTAGCTGTTTAATTAACAATAGCAACTAACTCAAATGATTTGTTTCAAAAGTGGTTCCAGAGTCCAGACTGAGTTCTTACTTGTATTTGCTGTTGAACTAATTCTGCAATTCTTTTAGCATCGTCCACAACAGATCGTGGAATACTGGATACTTCCGCAAGTTGAAGACCTAAGGTTGACGTGTCTTTAACAAACATATGGACACTGGCATACCATAATGACGTTCTGTGGCCTTCCCTTTAGACAATACATGAGTGTAAGATATCTTCTGACAGTTGCCCTCCTCGCTAAAAGAATGCTAGGGTAGTGGCATGATAAACTGACATGTTTATCAAATCATGCTTATTACCTTGACCTCAAAGTGATAACTATTACAAGACCAATAACAACATGTTTGCATACACTAACACACTCACTTTTCAACGTTGGGATACAATGTCTCCAGATTGGTCAGCTCCATGAAGTGTGTGGCAAAGAAGGTGAACGCCTTGAATAGTACAGCATTGGCacgtacacacgcacacacacacacctttgtTTGCAGCAGACGCTCGCAAATGGCAAAACACAGTCCCACTCCTTCCTCACTACTTGTACCTGTTAACAAACATACCACTGATATACTTCCATGTATATGCTAATTATTTAGTACCTCTCCCTAATTCATCAATTATCAACAATGACTTATCAGTCACATTCTGAAATAAGGCCACTATGTAACACAACCAACTAACAATTCACACATGTACCTGTACAATATAGTTGATTTCTCTCATCTGTGATGGTAGTAATGGGATGTACACACAATGACAGTTAATATCACCTCTAGCATGAAGGTTGAGGCGTTGGTTTCAATGTCATCGTCCGATCCAATCCTACTGAACACCTGGTCAGCAACACGGAATGAGGCATATTCAGCTGGTACAAAGCAGCCAATTTGTGCCATGATCTGCATCAAGGCTATCTGCTTCATGTATGTAGACTTACCACTCTGTAATGATGAGATATGTAAATTTTTCTGcccgatccctattatgaatgACTGTTGTAGTTCGTGCTGATGTGCATTTGTATGTGTAATAGGACTTGGGTTGCTGTGTAACATAGTGTAGCATGCTCACACTCACCATATTGGGACCAGTTATAATGAGGAAGTTATTCTGTGCTGAAgtgtactacacacacacaaacagtacTCAACACATCAACAGCACAACCTCTTACTGTATTGTTGGCCACTGGTGGCTCAGGTGATAACTTGTCTAAGATAGGATGACGGCCATTCTTCACAGCCAGTGTATCAGTGAACTCTGGTCTAACTGTATGGGAGATACATGTAAGCAATACATGTAATGattacgtacacacacacacacactgcatgtGCATAGCTGCATGTCACACATGTCTGACAGACACACACAACAAAAACTGCTATTGCACAACCCACCCTGTAAAATCTTCCTAACCAATTGGCCTTGAATTTAGGCCAGGTGAGATTACCCACAGGGAGAATATATAGACCAGGGCCTGGAACAGGTGGTTATAACACCAGCGTACTGTACTAATAGCACAAAGTGTGTATATGCATGTCTTTAACTGTGAGGATTTCTTGCATTGGCCTTGTAAGCCAAGTGGTGTGTTACTGTGACTGACATGTGGAGGTTGATAGACCATACTCACTATAACTAGATAAGGTGCAGGCATGAGCAAAGCTGGTTAACATATCCAACACAGCCACACATTCAGTCAGTTTGTACAAACATCCAATATGGCTCCTTATCTCATTCAACAGGTCACTGACAACCCTGCATCAGGTATATTATGAACAATAGTGTAATGAGTTTAGTATACTCACACATTAGTCATAAGGTAGATCTCATGTAGTGATTCACGGATACGATCTGCACAGTACAGCATCACTAGCTACTATACACCAACACCAATATGACACATACCATTCAGTTTGATCTACgataacacacacatacacacatgatgGGATACTAGCATAGTTAGCTCACCATGTCTGTAGTTGTGAAACTGATCGTATTCCTGTGTTTGGACGGTTTCATGAACTCATTTGGTAATGACTCGAGAGTGATACTCTGAACATCTCCAGCCCCTGGGCCAATGTATAGCTGGACGTGGAAGCCTCTAACGGTGTTGTATCCAGTCTTCAGTGGCAGGTTATGTTGCTCAGCTAACTGCTTTACAACCTCTGTGAATAAGGGAGGATTGTAACTGTAGTGAAACTTGTGTAATATGGACATCTTGGGATCAACAAATAgtatcctgattttccaggtaaATTTACATGTTAAGGGACCTCAACTGGACGATGCTGGGGTTCCCTCATTAAGTGTCCCCATCAACAGGTTTCAGTATATTCAAACCTGTACATGGCTTGTCTAACATGGACACTTCAGCACTGACTCTTTGGCCTATTTATAAAGAGGTTTTTCTTTTATGAGGAACCACACCTGTTGAAACCAAATTTTCCCTATATTTGGAGAGCTTGCTGACTAGAGTTTCACTGCTTATAGGACTATTGTAGGTAAGGACAAAGGAGTGGGTCCATACACTTCTCACTTTAAAAGTGCATCATGTTATATGTTGGCAAGGGTACACTGCACACAGTCTACATATACAGCACATCCAGTACTGACTATAACCTGCAATATCATCCACCACTTCAGTATAAGTTCTTCTTGCAACATCCAGTAATCCTAAATGTTAGCAGTGAATGGTTGTGGGTTTATAGTGTCACTCACCATTAATCTTTGACTACCACATCAGGAAATGATGCAATATCAGGAAGTAACACATCAAAGGTGACATACACAAGTAAGTAATACCTTTACTGCAAAACACTTTTGTGTTCGCATGTTGAGTGCTCCTTTTTGATATCGTGTGTCATCGTGAATCACCTCTTGTATCTTCTCCATAATGGTGTGGAATCTTGGATCCCCCAGTGTCTACATGTCCACCTCAACACATGGTAAGGTAGATATTACATATGTACCTCATGATAAGCTTTGAGTAGTGAATCTTCACCATCAGCTAGAGCTGTACGAAGTGGCTCCACTAGCTCTAGGACATGCTTGAGGAATATGATGTGTGTTATCTTGTTCTCGGCTGTTTTGACTGTCTCGTGTTTGGGGATTTGAACACACAATGAAATGAGATGATCAACATCCAGGAACCGACTGATTACTAATAGGCAATAAATATAACAAGTCATATCAAGGAGGTAAGGAGCCTGTGGAATGTGGACACATTGGAGCCATCCTTAAgagatactttgggaccttaactaagtatCTGgatcctcaagtgtccacattaacaggttccagtagAGTGATCTGTACCAGCTTGAATGTTGAAGAAGAGGTCCTGTTAGTACAATATAACATGAACAGTTTGAGAACATATTAACAGGTTATTACCCCTTTCTCAGTCAGCTCCTGAACACAGTCTAACCTAGCATTGATCGTACCAACATCTGTAACACACAAGTGATCATTATCATACAGAAGTTGTCAGTCATCCACATGAAAATACACCATGTATGTAACTAACCATTGGCCCACTGACTCTCAATACTGGCTATATAACATGCACTGCAGTGGTGCCCCAACTATTTTTCAAACACCTTAAGGGGACCATAATACAGTGCCTTTACTAGCTGATTTCAggcatgtgtgtacactaatacaagtAGGACCATGGactagtgtcctgattatcaaggtgtcctgattatcgaggtgtcctgattatcgaggtgtcctgattatcgaggtgtcctgattatcgaggtgtcctgattatcgaggtgtcctgattatcgaggtgtcctgattatcgaggtgtcctgattatcgaggtgtcctgattatcgaggtgtcctgattatcgaggtgtcctgattatcgaggtgtcctgattatcaaggtgtccatgtTGTACAACACACATACCACAAAGAGGTTGTAGGAGATTGGAGCAAAGATAACGAGCTACAAAAAAGAAAAATTATCAGTAAATTACAAAACAATTTCTAGTCACCTCCCAAAACTGTTTTGGTATAGTTCAATACACCAAGCAGAGAGTGATTACTGGAAGGATCTCTAGCATTACACACTAGCTCAAGGTTCCTTATCGTAGCAGCATCGATCATCGTAGTTTGCTCACTACCCTTGAACACAATCTTCAGTGAACTAGGAGCATAGATAATGTTCTGTATGAACTCCACATATTTCAGTAATGCCTGTAGTATGACTCTAACACTACTGACATGAAATGAGTAGAGTAACTTACAGAAGCTGTTGCCAAACAATAGTACCtgcaaaaataataaaataaaacaacgatgtgtgtgtgtgtttgtgtgtgtgtgtgtggtttttACATAATACGTACTTGTTTGCTAGCTCCATTTCAACTGTATTGTATTCTGGCACACAAAGTTGTTTGATATACTGCAGCCCTACACACATCACCAATTTAACAACTGCTACTATACCCATGGACATACCTTTAGACTCGTTGAAATATTTCCTCTGTACGGTGGCAAGGTTGGTGTCAGCAAACTGTTCACTAATCAAATGGAATAACTTGGTCATGTTGCCAGCCTCACAAGCAGTGTTAGGCATGATGATCTGATGTCATGTTATAATGTGTGCACACTCTATAATGGCCCCTTACCTCCAATGGTTGTAACACATGCAACTTGGTCACAACCTTCACGTATGTCTGAGTGTCTGGGAACTGTGCACAACAGAGGGATGGTATAGAGTCTCTATTAATAACACAACAGGGAAAAAAAAACCTACGGAGAAAGAATTCCTGGCCCCATACATTTTACCTCCGAAAGAGAAAAACTTCAACAAAAATGGGTAAGGTCCCAATTAATGCATACATTATAGAAATTCACTGTACCTGTGATAAGACCAGTACTGGGTTCTTCAGGTCAATACTGGCCATGCCTATTTCTCCTCTAGCCAAACCTCTACCTTCAACTATTGCTACAATAACATTGAGTATGCCAATCGTAAGACTGTACGAGAAGTTGTGCAAATAGTCACTTGCGTACCAACTATGTTAGCATTCCTGTTAGCAGCTGGAGTGTTTGAAGTAGCTGGTGTATGAGTGGTAGAGGAGTGATGTCCACTAGTTGAACTAGTACGAGCATGATGTAGTGCTGAACGTGGTGTCTGCCTTGTGATGAAACTATTGGAGTACTCTCATATAAACTGTACATTAAAACACCCTAATACAACGCACACCTGGAACCACTTGAAGACGCTCTACTGTTCGTTCTCACGTTACTTCTTTGTATAGAAGACCCTGATATCTTGCTTCGTTCACTTTTAGAGTGTACTCCAGTGAAGGAACGCGAAAATGCAGACAATTCTGACTCTGTACTAGCATTTCGCGGTGTTATGTCAGCATAATCTGGAACACACCCAGCTTAACATAACACTCGTACATTAAAAAGGTCTCATACCATATTTTGGCAAGGTTGACTCTCGACTCATGCTTGTAAAAAACTTTCATGTTGAGATAAATATCCGAGAAAAAACGAAGCAACACGGAAGTAAGCAAGGTGAGGCGGAAGAGGGGAAATTCTGACGCGGAAGCGTGGTGGTTGGAAGCTATGGTGAAAGGTGCGAATTTGGAAGAAAACATCAAAGGTTTGAATAAAAAGTGTGCAGAAGCTTGTGTAAAACTGTAGATATTAGAGCCTACGGGACCAGAGTTCTCAGATGCTCATTAATTAGAATCAAGTTCAATTTGCGCGCCAAATTTTTCATCACGCTGCTCTCACGAATACGTCTAAATACTTTTCAGGGCGTTGCCGGTTCTTTTTCAGTGCTCAATTCGGTAGAAGAGAATCCTAATACCCTTTACTACAAATCCTAAACTACTTGAAGTTGAGATGCCGCTGAATTTGGTTAGTCTTTTGTTAATGTGTGCGTATCCCAACTTGTTGAGTGCTTTTTTGAATTGTGTCGCCTTATTGGTCAAAACATTTAGAGAGTAGAAACTAGTCAAACTACAGTGTCTACAATTTCGCGCAATTGTGCGCCAGTAATGTGGTGGTTGCGAAATATGGTAGAAGGAGGTTGTCGCTGTGGAATACCGCGAACCCTTCTTGTATATGCATGCAGATGCTATTAATGTGCGTGACAGTAGGCTTTTTGAAAAGGTATTGTTTGGGGTTCTGCCAGGCTGGCCCATCTTAGAACCATTCACCAATAgcatattaccaagagttaatagtggaggagagagtgtctaacactgtaTAGGGCTGCATAAAATGAGCGCGTGGGAGCTAAAGGGCTTCACCACGGATAATCTCGTGTTTAGTCACATTCTCTACACTTGACAACTAGAACCAATCGTCACTTTTGTCAGGTCACATCAACGATGCTGCACAAGTTCATGAACACTAGAATCGATATTTGGGAAGTGCTGATAGTGGTATTTGGTTCCAACATGGCAGACCAGGTAACACCGCATCGCGTCTTCGAACGACGGTTTTCCTACTTCCCATCGAGAtgatgtttcttcttccactaGAATCTGTTTTCCACTCTCACGGGTAgagtaaattatctattctcggacaccatgtatactcggacactcgttctcGTAAACTACTGGACGGAATCCTACGAAAATTGGTGTGGAGATACCTTGCATATAGCCCAACTATACCTCCAATTTTGAGCCAAAactcttgtttgattgttgtgctagaccacatcaaagtcgttgctcaaaatcatagattctcggacaaaattaaagtattgtcggacaccggtcagcaatcctacatcaaatactttaaagaTTTACCACCAACATCATCTGTTAGGgctattcattagctatcagcagagccatagtttatttctttctatctcatttgcaggaagctgtgatcggaaatgtgcgagcatgtcaccacctctattctcggacacgagTTATCAGCTGGTTCTCATACACGGTTATATCAAAtcgtacaaaaattattgtggacATACTTTATACACAGCCTATCTGAACCTCCAAGTTTGAACtaaaaagcttttatggttagctaactagagcggattaaagtttccacgagaaaattagtattctcatttttctcggataatagccaatgcttcctaccccaaataatttagccacttcctaccaccaccatctgatagagctgttcattggctatcagcagagccataatttatttatttccatCGCCGTAATGGATAGTTATGATCGGAAATATGTGAGTATGCAATTacatctattctcggacacattGTTTCTGTGTTGTCTGACTAAATCTTGGCTCAAGCTATTTCTGGTGATGCAAAAAGGTAGTTCACTGGCATTACATGCTATTTAAAGTAGTTCAAGtcaataaaaatttaaaaaaattcaccagaaatagcttgagccaagattcaatcagaCAGCACAGAAACGATGCGTCCGAGAATAGATGTAATTGCATACTCACATATTTCCGATCATAACTATCCATTACGGTGATgaaaagaaataaactatggctctgctgatagccaatgaacagctctatcagatggtggtggtaggaagtggctaaattatttggggtaggaagcattggctattatccgagaaaaatgagaatactaattttctcgtggaaactttaatccgctctagttagctagccataaaagctttttagctcaaatttggagGTTCAGATAGGCTGTGTATAAAGTATgtccacaataatttttgtacgaTTTGATATAACCGTGTACGAGAACCAGCTGATAActcgtgtccgagaatagaggtggtgacatgctcgcacatttccgatcacagcttcctgcaaatgagaaactatggctctgctgatagctaatgaatagccctaacagatggtgttggtggtaaatctttaaagtatttgatgtaggattactgaccggtgtccgacaatacttgaattttgtccaAGAATCTATGATTTTGAGCAAcgactttgatgtggtctagcacaacaatcaaacaagagtTTTGGCTCAAAATTGGAGGTATAGTTGGGCTATATGCAAGGTATTTCCACACCAATTTCCGTAGGATTCTGTCCAGCAGTTTACAagaacgagtgtccgagtatacatggtgtccgagaatagataatttactcTACCGCCGCAATTTGATATCTTCGACTGAGAACCATGAACGGACGCCATTTTATAACACTCGCTTCTCACGTGAACTGCTATCGATACACTCTTTTCTGAATGAATATTGCGCCGGCCGCGTAACCATAATTGAATGCGTTAACACGTCGCTTGTTAAGATTGCTGAAGCCCTTTAGCTCaaacgcgctcattttatacagccctatagagcgttagacactctcccctccactattattaactcttgatattactgaCACCATTGTATAATATGGAGCAGAAACTATGGTCAAAATTTTGTGCCAATGGACCCATAGTCATGAGTGTACAGTTGGTTTCTCTGTTAGGCTCTACTGTCATCTAGTCAACATAATTGCAAAACCATTGTTGTGTATTAGAGGTGATGTTTGATATTCACTGATAAGTCG
This portion of the Dysidea avara chromosome 12, odDysAvar1.4, whole genome shotgun sequence genome encodes:
- the LOC136241557 gene encoding mutS protein homolog 4-like isoform X5 produces the protein MPNTACEAGNMTKLFHLISEQFADTNLATVQRKYFNESKGLQYIKQLCVPEYNTVEMELANKYYCLATASALLKYVEFIQNIIYAPSSLKIVFKGSEQTTMIDAATIRNLELVCNARDPSSNHSLLGVLNYTKTVLGARYLCSNLLQPLCDVGTINARLDCVQELTEKGDLFFNIQAVISRFLDVDHLISLCVQIPKHETVKTAENKITHIIFLKHVLELVEPLRTALADGEDSLLKAYHETLGDPRFHTIMEKIQEVIHDDTRYQKGALNMRTQKCFAVKSKINGLLDVARRTYTEVVDDIAGYKVVKQLAEQHNLPLKTGYNTVRGFHVQLYIGPGAGDVQSITLESLPNEFMKPSKHRNTISFTTTDMIKLNDRIRESLHEIYLMTNVVVSDLLNEIRSHIGCLYKLTECVAVLDMLTSFAHACTLSSYIRPEFTDTLAVKNGRHPILDKLSPEPPVANNTYTSAQNNFLIITGPNMSGKSTYMKQIALMQIMAQIGCFVPAEYASFRVADQVFSRIGSDDDIETNASTFMLEMREINYIVQNVTDKSLLIIDELGRGTSSEEGVGLCFAICERLLQTKAFTFFATHFMELTNLETLYPNVENYHFEVKHSFSEEGNCQKISYTHVLSKGKATERHYGLQLAEVSSIPRSVVDDAKRIAELVQQQIQRSHQQPEEVIQQRARFQLAMQLVQVARNSRLDATSLASYMKHLKTQYLQRLGRVTDVTPTQTNEE
- the LOC136241557 gene encoding mutS protein homolog 4-like isoform X1: MSRESTLPKYDYADITPRNASTESELSAFSRSFTGVHSKSERSKISGSSIQRSNVRTNSRASSSGSSFITRQTPRSALHHARTSSTSGHHSSTTHTPATSNTPAANRNANIVAIVEGRGLARGEIGMASIDLKNPVLVLSQFPDTQTYVKVVTKLHVLQPLEIIMPNTACEAGNMTKLFHLISEQFADTNLATVQRKYFNESKGLQYIKQLCVPEYNTVEMELANKYYCLATASALLKYVEFIQNIIYAPSSLKIVFKGSEQTTMIDAATIRNLELVCNARDPSSNHSLLGVLNYTKTVLGARYLCSNLLQPLCDVGTINARLDCVQELTEKGDLFFNIQAVISRFLDVDHLISLCVQIPKHETVKTAENKITHIIFLKHVLELVEPLRTALADGEDSLLKAYHETLGDPRFHTIMEKIQEVIHDDTRYQKGALNMRTQKCFAVKSKINGLLDVARRTYTEVVDDIAGYKVVKQLAEQHNLPLKTGYNTVRGFHVQLYIGPGAGDVQSITLESLPNEFMKPSKHRNTISFTTTDMIKLNDRIRESLHEIYLMTNVVVSDLLNEIRSHIGCLYKLTECVAVLDMLTSFAHACTLSSYIRPEFTDTLAVKNGRHPILDKLSPEPPVANNTYTSAQNNFLIITGPNMSGKSTYMKQIALMQIMAQIGCFVPAEYASFRVADQVFSRIGSDDDIETNASTFMLEMREINYIVQNVTDKSLLIIDELGRGTSSEEGVGLCFAICERLLQTKAFTFFATHFMELTNLETLYPNVENYHFEVKHSFSEEGNCQKISYTHVLSKGKATERHYGLQLAEVSSIPRSVVDDAKRIAELVQQQIQRSHQQPEEVIQQRARFQLAMQLVQVARNSRLDATSLASYMKHLKTQYLQRLGRVTDVTPTQTNEE
- the LOC136241557 gene encoding mutS protein homolog 4-like isoform X3, whose translation is MSRESTLPKYDYADITPRNASTESELSAFSRSFTGVHSKSERSKISGSSIQSFITRQTPRSALHHARTSSTSGHHSSTTHTPATSNTPAANRNANIVAIVEGRGLARGEIGMASIDLKNPVLVLSQFPDTQTYVKVVTKLHVLQPLEIIMPNTACEAGNMTKLFHLISEQFADTNLATVQRKYFNESKGLQYIKQLCVPEYNTVEMELANKYYCLATASALLKYVEFIQNIIYAPSSLKIVFKGSEQTTMIDAATIRNLELVCNARDPSSNHSLLGVLNYTKTVLGARYLCSNLLQPLCDVGTINARLDCVQELTEKGDLFFNIQAVISRFLDVDHLISLCVQIPKHETVKTAENKITHIIFLKHVLELVEPLRTALADGEDSLLKAYHETLGDPRFHTIMEKIQEVIHDDTRYQKGALNMRTQKCFAVKSKINGLLDVARRTYTEVVDDIAGYKVVKQLAEQHNLPLKTGYNTVRGFHVQLYIGPGAGDVQSITLESLPNEFMKPSKHRNTISFTTTDMIKLNDRIRESLHEIYLMTNVVVSDLLNEIRSHIGCLYKLTECVAVLDMLTSFAHACTLSSYIRPEFTDTLAVKNGRHPILDKLSPEPPVANNTYTSAQNNFLIITGPNMSGKSTYMKQIALMQIMAQIGCFVPAEYASFRVADQVFSRIGSDDDIETNASTFMLEMREINYIVQNVTDKSLLIIDELGRGTSSEEGVGLCFAICERLLQTKAFTFFATHFMELTNLETLYPNVENYHFEVKHSFSEEGNCQKISYTHVLSKGKATERHYGLQLAEVSSIPRSVVDDAKRIAELVQQQIQRSHQQPEEVIQQRARFQLAMQLVQVARNSRLDATSLASYMKHLKTQYLQRLGRVTDVTPTQTNEE
- the LOC136241557 gene encoding mutS protein homolog 4-like isoform X4 → MSRESTLPKYDYADITPRNASTESELSAFSRSFTGVHSKSERSKISGSSIQRSNVRTNSRASSSGSSFITRQTPRSALHHARTSSTSGHHSSTTHTPATSNTPAANRNANIVAIVEGRGLARGEIGMASIDLKNPVLVLSQFPDTQTYVKVVTKLHVLQPLEIIMPNTACEAGNMTKLFHLISEQFADTNLATVQRKYFNESKGLQYIKQLCVPEYNTVEMELANKYYCLATASALLKYVEFIQNIIYAPSSLKIVFKGSEQTTMIDAATIRNLELVCNARDPSSNHSLLGVLNYTKTVLGARYLCSNLLQPLCDVGTINARLDCVQELTEKGDLFFNIQAVISRFLDVDHLISLCVQIPKHETVKTAENKITHIIFLKHVLELVEPLRTALADGEDSLLKAYHETLGDPRFHTIMEKIQEVIHDDTRYQKGALNMRTQKCFAVKSKINGLLDVARRTYTEVVDDIAGYKVVKQLAEQHNLPLKTGYNTVRGFHVQLYIGPGAGDVQSITLESLPNEFMKPSKHRNTISFTTTDMIKLNDRIRESLHEIYLMTNVVVSDLLNEIRSHIGCLYKLTECVAVLDMLTSFAHACTLSSYIRPEFTDTLAVKNGRHPILDKLSPEPPVANNTYTSAQNNFLIITGPNMSGKSTYMKQIALMQIMAQIGCFVPAEYASFRVADQVFSRIGSDDDIETNASTFMLEMREINYIVQNVTDKSLLIIDELGRGTSSEEGVGLCFAICERLLQTKAFTFFATHFMELTNLETLYPNVENYHFEVKHSFSEEGNCQKISYTHVLSKGKATERHYGLQLAEVSSIPRSVVDDAKRIAELVQQQIQVRTQSGLWNHF
- the LOC136241557 gene encoding mutS protein homolog 4-like isoform X2, which translates into the protein MSRESTLPKYDYADITPRNASTESELSAFSRSFTGVHSKSERSKISGSSIQRSNVRTNSRASSSGSSFITRQTPRSALHHARTSSTSGHHSSTTHTPATSNTPAANRNANIVAIVEGRGLARGEIGMASIDLKNPVLVLSQFPDTQTYVKVVTKLHVLQPLEIIMPNTACEAGNMTKLFHLISEQFADTNLATVQRKYFNESKGLQYIKQLCVPEYNTVEMELANKYYCLATASALLKYVEFIQNIIYAPSSLKIVFKGSEQTTMIDAATIRNLELVCNARDPSSNHSLLGVLNYTKTVLGARYLCSNLLQPLCDVGTINARLDCVQELTEKGDLFFNIQAVISRFLDVDHLISLCVQIPKHETVKTAENKITHIIFLKHVLELVEPLRTALADGEDSLLKAYHETLGDPRFHTIMEKIQEVIHDDTRYQKGALNMRTQKCFAVKSKINGLLDVARRTYTEVVDDIAEVVKQLAEQHNLPLKTGYNTVRGFHVQLYIGPGAGDVQSITLESLPNEFMKPSKHRNTISFTTTDMIKLNDRIRESLHEIYLMTNVVVSDLLNEIRSHIGCLYKLTECVAVLDMLTSFAHACTLSSYIRPEFTDTLAVKNGRHPILDKLSPEPPVANNTYTSAQNNFLIITGPNMSGKSTYMKQIALMQIMAQIGCFVPAEYASFRVADQVFSRIGSDDDIETNASTFMLEMREINYIVQNVTDKSLLIIDELGRGTSSEEGVGLCFAICERLLQTKAFTFFATHFMELTNLETLYPNVENYHFEVKHSFSEEGNCQKISYTHVLSKGKATERHYGLQLAEVSSIPRSVVDDAKRIAELVQQQIQRSHQQPEEVIQQRARFQLAMQLVQVARNSRLDATSLASYMKHLKTQYLQRLGRVTDVTPTQTNEE
- the LOC136241557 gene encoding mutS protein homolog 4-like isoform X6 produces the protein MCYNHWSEQFADTNLATVQRKYFNESKGLQYIKQLCVPEYNTVEMELANKYYCLATASALLKYVEFIQNIIYAPSSLKIVFKGSEQTTMIDAATIRNLELVCNARDPSSNHSLLGVLNYTKTVLGARYLCSNLLQPLCDVGTINARLDCVQELTEKGDLFFNIQAVISRFLDVDHLISLCVQIPKHETVKTAENKITHIIFLKHVLELVEPLRTALADGEDSLLKAYHETLGDPRFHTIMEKIQEVIHDDTRYQKGALNMRTQKCFAVKSKINGLLDVARRTYTEVVDDIAGYKVVKQLAEQHNLPLKTGYNTVRGFHVQLYIGPGAGDVQSITLESLPNEFMKPSKHRNTISFTTTDMIKLNDRIRESLHEIYLMTNVVVSDLLNEIRSHIGCLYKLTECVAVLDMLTSFAHACTLSSYIRPEFTDTLAVKNGRHPILDKLSPEPPVANNTYTSAQNNFLIITGPNMSGKSTYMKQIALMQIMAQIGCFVPAEYASFRVADQVFSRIGSDDDIETNASTFMLEMREINYIVQNVTDKSLLIIDELGRGTSSEEGVGLCFAICERLLQTKAFTFFATHFMELTNLETLYPNVENYHFEVKHSFSEEGNCQKISYTHVLSKGKATERHYGLQLAEVSSIPRSVVDDAKRIAELVQQQIQRSHQQPEEVIQQRARFQLAMQLVQVARNSRLDATSLASYMKHLKTQYLQRLGRVTDVTPTQTNEE